In uncultured Campylobacter sp., a genomic segment contains:
- a CDS encoding mannose-1-phosphate guanylyltransferase/mannose-6-phosphate isomerase — translation MTNVILCGGSGTRLWPLSRTLMPKQFIRLFNGKSLFDLTLRRNAHAQKTIIVCNEAHYFLALDECGSKKIDKFILEPFGKNTAAAITFAALCCDEDEILLVTPSDHLIENEVEYKKALLIAQSYASQGFLATFGIKPCEPNTGYGYIKADKNGDVERFIEKPNLETATKFIKEGGYYFNSGMFCFKAGVFLSEMKKYAPSIVKDVTAAIGGSANEPNLLKISPNFMDKIEDISIDYALMQKSLNIKMVPLDAGWSDMGSFDELSKKIKNIGESLQIDASENFILTKKPTALVDVQNLLVVDTKDALLIAKKGSSQKVKEVYKHFSNSFPEICEAHTSVYRPWGSYEVLGEGSGYKMKKIVVKPGKRLSLQKHFKRNEHWVVVEGEALVTIDGSQMPLRQNESIYIKKEQIHRLENTANTDLIIIEVQTGEYLGEDDIVRISDDYDRM, via the coding sequence ATGACAAACGTTATACTTTGCGGAGGTTCCGGTACGAGACTTTGGCCGCTATCTCGCACCCTGATGCCAAAGCAATTTATCAGGCTTTTTAACGGCAAATCTCTCTTTGACCTTACGCTTAGACGCAACGCACACGCGCAAAAAACTATTATCGTTTGCAACGAGGCGCACTATTTTTTGGCGCTTGATGAATGCGGAAGTAAAAAAATAGATAAATTTATCCTCGAGCCTTTCGGTAAAAATACTGCCGCGGCGATTACGTTTGCCGCGCTTTGTTGCGATGAGGACGAGATTTTGCTGGTTACTCCAAGCGACCATCTAATCGAAAACGAAGTAGAGTACAAAAAAGCGCTTTTGATCGCGCAAAGCTACGCAAGTCAGGGCTTTTTAGCGACGTTTGGCATAAAGCCTTGCGAGCCAAATACCGGTTACGGTTACATCAAGGCCGATAAAAACGGCGATGTGGAGCGGTTTATCGAAAAGCCTAATCTTGAAACCGCGACTAAATTTATAAAAGAGGGCGGATATTATTTTAACAGTGGTATGTTTTGCTTTAAGGCGGGCGTGTTTTTAAGCGAGATGAAAAAATATGCGCCAAGTATCGTAAAAGACGTTACGGCGGCGATAGGGGGCTCGGCAAACGAACCGAATTTGTTAAAAATAAGTCCAAATTTTATGGATAAGATCGAAGATATCAGCATCGATTATGCGCTAATGCAAAAAAGCCTAAATATCAAAATGGTGCCTCTTGATGCGGGCTGGAGCGATATGGGTAGCTTTGACGAGCTGAGTAAAAAGATAAAAAATATCGGCGAATCGCTACAAATAGACGCAAGCGAAAATTTCATCCTGACGAAAAAACCGACCGCGCTCGTGGACGTGCAAAATTTGCTCGTAGTCGATACCAAAGACGCGCTTTTGATCGCTAAAAAAGGCAGTTCGCAAAAGGTAAAAGAGGTTTATAAGCACTTTTCAAATTCATTTCCTGAAATTTGCGAAGCGCACACGAGCGTTTACCGTCCGTGGGGCAGCTACGAGGTGCTAGGCGAGGGTAGCGGCTACAAGATGAAAAAGATAGTGGTTAAACCCGGCAAAAGACTGAGCTTGCAAAAACATTTTAAAAGGAATGAACACTGGGTCGTCGTCGAGGGCGAAGCGCTGGTAACGATAGACGGCAGCCAGATGCCGCTAAGGCAAAACGAGTCCATCTATATAAAAAAAGAGCAGATCCACCGCCTAGAAAATACCGCAAACACCGATCTCATCATCATCGAAGTACAAACGGGCGAGTATCTTGGCGAGGATGATATCGTGCGCATCAGCGACGACTATGATAGAATGTAA
- a CDS encoding phosphomannomutase/phosphoglucomutase, with the protein MIDEIFREYDIRGVYERDLNETSVKAIGLNLGREMLRRGAKNVSVGFDARLSAGEIFGWLVSGLNLAGIKVYGIGLLPTPVGYFSVFTDKFDANVMITGSHNPKEYNGFKITIFKDSYFGEDLQKLKVAVLDDIAAKMQIPDNPRAEKFDIATPYKNFLIEQFAHLKALPLKIVIDCANGAVGAVLPEICEALNLDAKILYHEPDGNFPNHHPDPSEEKNLSDLKAALKGEFDIGFGFDGDGDRIAVLTKKRNIKGDELAYLYSLAMKNPRVLGEVKCSQNMYDEIDAHGGKSFMGKTGHSNIKKAMKELNIDMAAEVSGHIFFKERYFGFDDATYAMFRALELVAKGFNLDGELDKLPKVFSTDEIKIKTTDAQKFKLVAKLKEVLVEIYEKGDAQNLLAGLGKIAEIIDIDGVRVRFEGGSWALVRASNTTPVIVTRFETKDQNLLVKLQETFLNLVENLKQKA; encoded by the coding sequence TTGATAGATGAAATTTTTAGAGAATACGATATACGCGGCGTTTATGAGCGCGATCTAAATGAAACGAGCGTTAAAGCGATCGGGTTAAATTTGGGCCGAGAAATGCTACGTAGGGGCGCAAAAAACGTTAGCGTAGGGTTTGATGCTAGGCTGAGCGCGGGCGAGATTTTCGGCTGGCTAGTTAGCGGGCTAAATTTAGCCGGAATCAAGGTTTATGGTATCGGCTTGCTACCGACGCCGGTCGGATATTTTAGCGTGTTTACGGACAAATTTGATGCAAACGTAATGATAACCGGTTCTCATAATCCAAAAGAGTACAACGGCTTTAAAATCACGATTTTTAAGGATAGTTACTTCGGCGAGGATTTGCAAAAGTTAAAAGTCGCCGTACTAGACGATATCGCGGCAAAAATGCAAATTCCAGACAATCCAAGAGCCGAGAAATTCGACATTGCGACGCCTTATAAAAATTTTCTTATAGAGCAGTTTGCGCATTTAAAAGCCTTGCCGCTTAAAATCGTTATCGACTGCGCAAACGGTGCTGTCGGAGCGGTTTTGCCAGAAATTTGCGAGGCGTTAAATTTAGACGCTAAAATTTTATACCACGAACCCGACGGAAACTTCCCAAATCATCACCCAGATCCTAGCGAGGAGAAAAATTTAAGCGATCTAAAGGCTGCGCTAAAGGGCGAATTTGACATAGGATTCGGTTTTGACGGCGACGGCGACCGCATCGCGGTTCTAACCAAAAAACGCAACATAAAAGGCGACGAACTAGCCTACCTATATAGCCTTGCGATGAAAAATCCCAGGGTGCTGGGCGAGGTCAAATGCTCGCAAAATATGTACGACGAGATCGACGCGCACGGCGGCAAGAGCTTCATGGGCAAGACCGGTCACAGCAACATCAAAAAGGCGATGAAGGAGCTAAATATCGACATGGCGGCCGAGGTGAGCGGGCATATTTTCTTTAAGGAGCGATATTTTGGCTTTGACGACGCGACGTACGCGATGTTTCGCGCGCTAGAGCTTGTGGCTAAGGGCTTTAACCTAGACGGCGAGCTTGATAAACTACCAAAGGTCTTTAGTACCGACGAGATAAAAATAAAAACGACCGACGCGCAAAAATTTAAGCTGGTTGCAAAGCTAAAAGAGGTTTTGGTAGAAATTTATGAGAAGGGCGACGCGCAAAATTTGCTAGCAGGCCTAGGTAAAATAGCTGAAATCATCGACATAGACGGCGTTAGAGTGAGATTTGAGGGCGGCAGCTGGGCGCTAGTGCGAGCCTCAAATACAACGCCTGTTATCGTCACGAGATTTGAGACTAAGGATCAAAATTTGCTTGTAAAATTACAAGAAACATTTTTAAATTTGGTCGAAAATTTAAAGCAAAAGGCGTAA
- the ybaK gene encoding Cys-tRNA(Pro) deacylase, giving the protein MVHKTNAARFLDGKHISYELVEYEVDESDLSAVHVAAVCGEQIEKIYKTIVCECEPKGYVVACIQGDLSLNLKALARLSGHKKCELLNLRELEKVTGYIRGGCSPIAMKKAFETFFDERILKQDYVYVSAGVRGKQIKIAPQSLIEAINAKLGDVAV; this is encoded by the coding sequence ATGGTGCATAAAACGAATGCCGCGAGGTTTCTAGACGGCAAACATATCTCCTACGAGCTAGTCGAATACGAAGTGGACGAAAGCGATCTGAGCGCCGTTCACGTGGCCGCCGTTTGCGGCGAGCAAATAGAAAAAATCTACAAAACCATCGTCTGCGAGTGCGAACCGAAAGGCTACGTCGTAGCGTGCATACAGGGCGATTTGAGCTTAAATTTAAAGGCTCTGGCAAGACTTAGCGGGCATAAAAAGTGCGAACTTTTAAATTTAAGAGAGCTTGAAAAAGTGACGGGATACATCCGTGGCGGCTGCTCGCCCATAGCGATGAAAAAGGCGTTTGAGACGTTTTTTGACGAGAGGATTTTAAAACAAGACTACGTCTACGTAAGCGCCGGCGTGCGCGGAAAACAGATAAAAATCGCGCCCCAAAGCTTGATAGAAGCCATCAACGCAAAGCTCGGCGACGTCGCCGTTTAG
- the fliL gene encoding flagellar basal body-associated protein FliL: MAEDILENQSKKGNGLVLVIIIVILLLLLVVGGLLAFLLMGNSEDTAQAQAVQAQTEQVQASAPKNTAGKRSNDYINMGPVYPLDQFIVNLLSESGSRYLKTKVDLELSAETLTPEIDKKKPLIRDIIVSTLSSKTYEEVSTQKGKNRLKDEIVDRLNEVLADGHIKNIYFTDFVVQ, from the coding sequence ATGGCTGAAGACATTTTGGAAAATCAAAGCAAAAAAGGAAACGGGCTGGTTCTCGTCATCATCATCGTTATTTTGTTGCTTCTTTTGGTAGTAGGCGGACTTTTAGCGTTTTTACTAATGGGAAATAGCGAAGATACCGCGCAAGCGCAAGCAGTGCAGGCGCAAACCGAGCAGGTTCAAGCTTCGGCGCCTAAAAATACCGCAGGCAAGCGCTCAAACGACTATATAAATATGGGGCCCGTTTATCCGCTAGATCAGTTTATCGTAAATTTACTTAGCGAAAGCGGCTCGAGATACCTAAAAACAAAGGTCGATCTAGAGCTTAGCGCCGAGACGCTAACGCCTGAAATCGACAAGAAAAAGCCGCTAATCAGAGACATCATCGTATCTACCCTCTCGTCTAAAACGTATGAAGAGGTAAGCACTCAAAAAGGCAAAAACCGCCTAAAAGACGAGATAGTCGACCGCCTAAACGAGGTTTTAGCCGACGGTCATATAAAAAATATCTATTTTACCGACTTTGTGGTGCAATGA
- the acpS gene encoding holo-ACP synthase yields the protein MIGIDIVAISRISRLKERRGEDFLRYFLSDEEISIAKTDATIAGFFAAKEAISKALGCGISAEFSFFDAQIYKDDKNAPKVKFSERIIKNFNVKGAEITISHDGGFAIAAAILQRKENE from the coding sequence ATGATCGGCATAGATATCGTAGCTATCTCGCGAATCTCAAGGCTTAAAGAGCGGCGAGGCGAGGATTTTTTGAGATATTTTTTAAGCGACGAAGAGATAAGTATCGCAAAAACGGACGCTACGATAGCGGGATTTTTCGCAGCTAAAGAAGCTATCAGCAAAGCCCTTGGCTGCGGGATCTCGGCCGAGTTTTCGTTTTTCGACGCTCAAATTTACAAAGACGACAAAAATGCGCCTAAAGTAAAATTTTCAGAAAGAATTATTAAAAATTTTAACGTAAAAGGCGCCGAAATCACGATTAGCCACGACGGCGGATTTGCGATCGCCGCCGCGATACTACAAAGAAAAGAAAATGAATAA
- a CDS encoding glycosyltransferase family 2 protein translates to MNNPTISIIAPCYNEEETIEPFLRRIEEILTQINEPYEIVFINDGSKDNTLNILLNTKQNFKNIRIINFSRNFGKEAALTAGLDKARGEAAIPIDVDLQDPPELIKELVAKWREGYDVVLAKRADRTSDSFAKRVSADLFYKLNGKISNVDIPNNVGDFRLMSKRVVEALKQLPENQRFMKGLFAWVGFKTTVIEYAREKREAGQSSFNGWKLWNFALDGITSFSTLPLRIWLYIGALVSFLSFLYGSFIILKTLIFGVDLPGYASLAVIMLFLGGIQLIGIGILGEYIGRIYSESKRRPSYIIEGEY, encoded by the coding sequence ATGAATAACCCGACAATCTCCATAATAGCCCCCTGCTATAACGAAGAAGAGACGATAGAGCCGTTTTTACGGCGTATAGAAGAAATTTTGACGCAAATAAACGAACCGTACGAAATAGTATTTATAAACGACGGCAGCAAGGACAACACGCTAAACATCTTGCTAAACACGAAACAAAATTTTAAAAACATAAGGATTATAAATTTCTCAAGAAATTTCGGCAAAGAAGCCGCGCTAACGGCGGGTCTGGATAAAGCTAGAGGCGAGGCTGCGATACCTATAGACGTAGATTTGCAAGACCCGCCCGAGCTCATAAAAGAGCTCGTAGCAAAATGGCGCGAAGGATACGACGTCGTACTGGCCAAACGCGCGGATAGAACGTCAGATAGCTTCGCTAAAAGAGTCAGCGCGGATCTTTTTTATAAACTAAACGGCAAAATTTCAAACGTGGATATTCCAAACAACGTCGGAGACTTTAGGCTGATGAGCAAAAGAGTCGTAGAAGCGCTAAAGCAACTACCCGAAAATCAACGATTTATGAAGGGACTTTTTGCGTGGGTCGGCTTTAAAACGACCGTCATCGAATACGCCAGAGAAAAACGCGAGGCCGGACAAAGCAGCTTTAACGGTTGGAAGCTTTGGAATTTCGCGCTTGACGGGATAACTAGCTTTAGCACTCTGCCTCTTAGAATTTGGCTTTATATCGGCGCATTGGTTTCTTTTTTATCGTTTTTATACGGTAGCTTCATTATCTTAAAAACCCTAATATTTGGCGTAGATTTGCCAGGATACGCATCGCTTGCGGTTATTATGCTATTTTTGGGCGGTATCCAGCTCATCGGGATAGGGATTTTAGGCGAATACATAGGCAGAATCTACTCCGAGTCCAAGCGCCGTCCAAGCTACATAATAGAAGGCGAGTACTAA
- a CDS encoding GtrA family protein, which produces MQVVKYGLVGALSTLIHICVAWTYMYFTNGSVVIANITAFLVAYVFSYLAQSKIVFKSCLNLKKAIKFFVIQFIALLIAMFLSDFTDQNGYVKTVLIIFVMPIITFLIHKFWTFKQN; this is translated from the coding sequence GTGCAGGTCGTAAAATACGGCCTAGTGGGCGCTTTATCCACGCTCATTCATATATGCGTAGCCTGGACTTATATGTACTTTACTAACGGCTCCGTCGTAATCGCAAATATTACCGCCTTTTTGGTCGCCTACGTTTTTTCGTATCTGGCTCAATCAAAAATAGTTTTTAAAAGCTGTCTAAATTTAAAAAAAGCCATTAAATTTTTTGTTATTCAGTTTATTGCCCTACTGATAGCTATGTTTTTGAGTGATTTTACGGATCAAAACGGCTACGTAAAGACCGTCTTGATTATTTTTGTTATGCCGATTATAACGTTTTTGATCCATAAATTTTGGACGTTTAAACAAAATTAG
- a CDS encoding glucosyltransferase domain-containing protein has protein sequence MINNINYSDDYYRSVTGQFDFFLFSRYMSEYLSKFIYLSEHRNVLASPLTHLLSIGLLSIGSMVLVKVILKKYSKLGLIASVILGLSPYFLENMSYKFDSIFMTIALVAPIFSFLFLRRKLAFIFVSILCMQLTLTTYQAGNSAFLMLSLFAVLDGILAGRKPSQTLKLIGVLIFSYVCAFLIYRFFVMQTVDNYTSNEIFSLDQAYEGIKGNLERVYEYYRFTFRKTVFVSIFIAGVLMFFLAAVKTAKINKILAAIFTICFIVLGLLLSYGAYLILVKQLFFSRMFMGAGVFLAIVFIFSLKFEVKFLSFLPKFVACVLAYSLIVQSYAYANAMKEQAQYARYRVELALQDFNKIVPTGEKFGFNSIFGADLRSPAAVTAAKTFPIIAQSDIFNINWLYWAYDLHKWHEVWAPGLCMQEGKKEVKRIQTPLHTLIRYDNNCVSIIFTPLQG, from the coding sequence ATGATAAATAACATAAACTACTCTGATGATTACTACAGGTCGGTGACAGGGCAGTTTGATTTTTTCCTTTTTAGTAGGTATATGTCCGAGTATTTATCGAAATTTATATATCTTAGCGAGCACAGAAATGTTCTAGCTTCGCCTCTAACGCACCTTTTATCTATAGGGCTTTTATCTATCGGCTCCATGGTTTTGGTTAAGGTTATTTTAAAAAAATACTCCAAACTAGGCTTAATCGCCAGCGTTATTTTAGGTCTAAGCCCCTATTTTTTAGAAAATATGAGCTATAAATTCGACAGTATCTTTATGACGATAGCCCTAGTTGCTCCGATATTTTCTTTTTTGTTTTTGAGGCGTAAACTCGCTTTTATCTTTGTTTCCATACTTTGCATGCAACTTACGCTTACGACCTATCAGGCTGGAAATTCCGCTTTTTTGATGCTATCTTTGTTTGCGGTTTTGGATGGGATTTTAGCCGGACGCAAGCCCTCTCAGACGCTTAAACTAATCGGAGTTTTGATTTTTTCTTATGTTTGCGCATTTTTGATTTATAGATTTTTCGTTATGCAAACGGTAGATAACTACACGTCAAACGAAATTTTCTCTTTAGACCAAGCGTATGAAGGCATAAAAGGAAATTTAGAACGCGTTTACGAATATTATAGATTTACGTTTAGAAAAACCGTGTTTGTTTCTATATTTATCGCCGGCGTTTTGATGTTCTTTTTGGCGGCCGTTAAAACCGCAAAGATAAACAAAATACTAGCGGCGATTTTTACGATTTGTTTTATCGTTTTAGGCTTGCTTTTATCTTACGGCGCATATTTGATTTTAGTTAAACAATTGTTTTTTTCCAGGATGTTTATGGGTGCCGGCGTATTTTTAGCGATAGTTTTTATTTTTTCTCTAAAATTCGAGGTTAAATTTTTATCTTTTTTACCCAAATTCGTCGCTTGTGTTTTGGCCTATTCGCTAATAGTTCAGTCCTATGCTTACGCAAACGCGATGAAAGAGCAAGCTCAATACGCAAGATATAGAGTGGAACTAGCGTTGCAGGACTTTAATAAAATCGTTCCGACCGGCGAGAAATTCGGATTTAACTCTATTTTTGGAGCCGATCTGAGATCGCCCGCAGCCGTAACGGCGGCAAAAACCTTTCCTATAATCGCGCAGTCTGATATATTTAATATAAACTGGCTGTACTGGGCTTACGATCTGCACAAGTGGCACGAAGTTTGGGCTCCCGGGCTTTGCATGCAGGAGGGGAAAAAAGAAGTAAAGCGCATACAAACGCCTTTGCATACTCTAATAAGATACGACAACAACTGCGTTTCGATTATCTTTACGCCGTTACAAGGATAG
- a CDS encoding TRIC cation channel family protein encodes MTALLVAEYIGIASAATSGFIFAVKRDCDWLGIFIAALLTALGGGFMRDAIVSRPPYSFTHYAPCIIVMAMLFLSAFLRIHKRSDIEKKFLFVTTDAVDLVSFSIVGAIVALQFGYNVFGVVLLALCNGVGGGMMRDVLFNEVPWCLKTGLYATVSIVVGLLYFAMDYAGLTSVFWVMGLLAFGIAFRLAAYYLGWHLPRLQK; translated from the coding sequence ATGACAGCACTTCTGGTAGCCGAATATATCGGCATCGCCTCGGCCGCCACGAGCGGATTTATCTTTGCGGTTAAGCGCGACTGCGACTGGCTGGGCATCTTTATCGCCGCGCTTCTGACTGCGCTTGGAGGCGGATTTATGCGTGACGCCATCGTCTCGCGCCCGCCGTATTCGTTTACGCACTACGCTCCGTGCATTATCGTGATGGCGATGCTCTTTTTATCGGCGTTTTTGCGCATTCACAAGCGAAGCGATATCGAGAAAAAATTTCTCTTCGTCACCACCGACGCCGTAGATCTGGTGAGCTTTTCTATCGTTGGAGCGATCGTGGCGCTGCAGTTTGGCTACAACGTCTTTGGCGTCGTGCTGCTCGCGCTTTGCAACGGCGTGGGCGGAGGCATGATGCGCGACGTGCTGTTTAACGAAGTGCCGTGGTGCCTAAAAACCGGGCTTTACGCGACGGTTAGTATCGTAGTGGGGCTGCTTTATTTTGCGATGGATTACGCCGGACTTACTAGCGTTTTTTGGGTGATGGGGCTTTTGGCGTTTGGTATCGCGTTTAGGCTTGCGGCGTATTACCTTGGCTGGCATTTGCCTAGACTCCAAAAGTAA
- a CDS encoding HAMP domain-containing sensor histidine kinase, with the protein MSFLKLAKKAFAPLWDRQILPIFLLYFITSAAFLVFFAQMFYEREKHFILDRDVFIVRDLQHHLQNKLQKNGEIDDDDFDDVEAFAVNLKTGEEIEDDFEPREGMPQRYKDGASSVVQFYLKNRLGEEEYYVAVKVADPEFAILTLKLKIIFFSFMILLAILVIAYFIIRLSLRPLYRRIDFLNGFIRDTTHEINTPLSVILMSIEMFETNPKKYLNNIKTASKTISTLYEDLTLVKLSGKEDVAATSFSLSELVRERIGYFGLNLEQKNIKLSTQIAEVQLRSSYKKTRKIIDNLLSNAIKYCDENGSVSVNLTPAALAISNSGAGIAKENLPRIFDLYTRFDERNGGFGIGLHIVKTFCEELGFKISCKSGDGLTEFRVGFGGSAQI; encoded by the coding sequence ATGTCCTTTCTAAAATTAGCCAAAAAAGCCTTCGCCCCGCTCTGGGACCGTCAAATTTTACCTATTTTTTTGCTTTATTTTATCACGAGTGCTGCGTTTTTGGTTTTTTTCGCGCAGATGTTTTATGAGCGAGAGAAGCATTTTATCCTAGACCGCGACGTATTTATCGTGCGAGATTTGCAGCATCACCTGCAAAATAAACTGCAAAAAAACGGCGAGATAGACGACGATGATTTTGATGACGTCGAGGCTTTTGCCGTAAATTTAAAAACGGGCGAGGAGATTGAGGACGACTTTGAGCCGCGCGAAGGCATGCCGCAAAGGTACAAGGACGGAGCGAGCTCGGTTGTGCAGTTTTATCTAAAAAATCGTCTCGGCGAGGAGGAGTACTACGTCGCGGTCAAGGTCGCGGATCCCGAGTTTGCGATTCTCACGCTAAAACTCAAGATAATATTTTTCTCGTTTATGATACTGCTTGCTATTTTAGTCATAGCTTATTTTATCATCCGTCTTTCGTTGCGTCCGCTTTACCGCCGTATCGACTTTTTAAACGGCTTTATCAGAGATACGACGCACGAGATAAACACGCCTCTTAGCGTCATTTTGATGAGCATAGAGATGTTTGAAACCAATCCTAAAAAATACCTAAATAACATAAAAACCGCCTCTAAAACGATTTCGACGCTTTACGAGGACCTCACGCTGGTAAAACTTAGCGGCAAAGAGGACGTAGCGGCGACGAGCTTTAGCCTGAGCGAGCTGGTGCGCGAGCGGATCGGGTACTTTGGGCTAAATTTGGAGCAAAAAAATATAAAACTAAGCACGCAAATCGCCGAAGTGCAGCTACGCTCGTCCTATAAAAAAACGCGAAAAATCATAGATAATCTACTCAGCAACGCCATAAAATACTGCGACGAAAACGGCTCGGTAAGCGTAAATTTAACTCCCGCAGCGCTCGCGATATCAAACAGCGGCGCGGGCATCGCGAAGGAAAATTTGCCGCGGATTTTTGATCTTTACACGCGGTTTGACGAGCGAAACGGCGGCTTTGGTATCGGGCTACACATCGTTAAAACATTTTGCGAGGAGCTAGGGTTTAAAATCTCGTGTAAAAGCGGCGATGGGCTAACGGAGTTTCGCGTCGGTTTTGGCGGCAGCGCGCAAATTTAG
- a CDS encoding response regulator transcription factor, protein MSKILIVEDENMLLEMMRAYLQAQGYETAGAKSYDDALNLAYESNFDLWIFDVKIIGGSGFALLRELRNAGKNTPCIFTTSLNTLDDVQTGFTSGCDDYIKKPFELKELHLRVQNLLKRTFVHNKNELVNLGENLGFDMNQGLLFRDGKVVSMPKKQSRLLALLLKNQDKFLSREEIYSQIWDYDESPSELSLRVYIAEMRKILGKERIVSASKLGYKYV, encoded by the coding sequence ATGAGTAAAATTTTGATCGTCGAGGACGAAAATATGCTGCTTGAGATGATGCGCGCGTATTTGCAGGCTCAGGGCTACGAGACGGCGGGTGCAAAAAGCTACGACGATGCGTTAAATTTAGCCTACGAGAGCAACTTTGATCTTTGGATATTTGACGTCAAGATTATCGGCGGCAGCGGCTTTGCATTACTTCGGGAGCTGCGAAACGCGGGCAAAAACACGCCTTGTATATTTACGACCTCGCTAAATACGCTTGACGACGTGCAAACCGGCTTTACTAGCGGTTGCGACGACTATATCAAAAAGCCGTTTGAGCTAAAAGAGCTGCATCTGCGCGTACAAAATTTACTAAAACGCACCTTCGTGCATAACAAAAACGAGTTGGTAAATCTGGGCGAAAATTTGGGCTTTGATATGAATCAGGGCTTGCTGTTTCGTGACGGCAAGGTTGTCTCGATGCCTAAAAAACAGTCTAGGCTACTCGCGCTTTTGCTTAAAAATCAGGATAAATTTTTAAGTAGAGAGGAGATTTATTCTCAAATTTGGGATTACGACGAGAGTCCTAGCGAGCTTAGCCTGCGCGTTTATATTGCGGAGATGCGTAAAATTTTAGGCAAAGAGCGAATCGTCAGCGCATCAAAGCTAGGCTATAAATATGTTTAA
- a CDS encoding DUF1104 domain-containing protein, with translation MKKVVLISMLVAGGLFAASLENSTNDELYKMVANADAKTLSEVAFEIDKRAGKLKFEAKETKRGLKTEIRKKLDAMSIADKEAFMREFRSGYNAQVGALSVAEAKKLDIELKDDDDDDFHKKFKHDFKGGFIKDKDGKSPHMPQGKE, from the coding sequence ATGAAAAAAGTAGTTTTGATTAGCATGTTGGTTGCGGGCGGGCTTTTTGCCGCTTCGCTTGAAAATAGCACGAACGACGAGCTTTATAAAATGGTCGCAAACGCCGACGCTAAGACGCTTAGCGAGGTAGCATTTGAGATAGATAAGCGCGCGGGCAAGCTAAAATTTGAAGCCAAAGAGACCAAACGCGGGCTAAAAACCGAAATCAGAAAGAAGCTTGATGCGATGAGTATCGCCGATAAAGAGGCGTTTATGCGCGAGTTTAGAAGCGGCTATAACGCCCAAGTGGGCGCGCTAAGCGTGGCGGAGGCCAAAAAGCTTGATATCGAGCTAAAAGACGATGACGACGATGATTTTCACAAGAAATTTAAGCACGATTTTAAGGGCGGGTTTATAAAAGATAAAGACGGCAAAAGCCCTCATATGCCGCAAGGTAAAGAGTAA
- a CDS encoding M23 family metallopeptidase, which produces MKKIILAVLLCLNLSAKAQGGAPSQTQTIVNGDVEIVRVEAKFAGNLSIDGKKKRWLSVPGDENLKFALIAASYRQKGEIKLVNGLKSGDETIVFKIVEGEYKKEKITVEGSKVTPPKDVLKRIEDEREDANKIYATANAGLKFDSKFILPMSSMVTSPFGTARVFNGTLKSYHGGTDFRAAVGTSVVAANDGVVVIAKDRYYAGGSVVIDHGEGIYTQYYHLSVLNVKVGQSVKKGDIIALSGASGRVSGPHLHFGVIAGGVQVNPINFIKKINEILN; this is translated from the coding sequence ATGAAAAAGATTATTTTGGCGGTTTTGCTCTGCCTAAATTTAAGCGCAAAAGCGCAGGGCGGCGCGCCGAGCCAAACTCAGACAATCGTAAACGGCGACGTCGAGATAGTGCGGGTGGAGGCTAAATTTGCCGGAAATTTAAGCATTGACGGCAAGAAAAAGCGTTGGCTTAGCGTGCCCGGGGATGAAAATCTAAAATTTGCCCTCATCGCCGCTAGCTACCGTCAAAAGGGCGAAATAAAGCTAGTAAATGGGCTTAAAAGCGGCGATGAGACGATAGTTTTTAAGATCGTAGAGGGCGAATATAAAAAAGAAAAAATAACCGTCGAAGGCAGCAAAGTAACGCCGCCAAAAGACGTACTAAAGCGTATCGAGGATGAACGCGAGGATGCGAATAAAATCTACGCGACGGCTAATGCCGGGCTAAAATTTGACTCCAAATTTATCCTGCCGATGAGTTCTATGGTCACGAGCCCGTTCGGTACCGCGCGCGTATTTAACGGCACCTTGAAGAGCTATCACGGCGGCACGGACTTTAGGGCGGCGGTCGGTACGTCCGTAGTCGCGGCAAACGACGGCGTAGTCGTCATAGCAAAAGATCGCTACTACGCTGGCGGATCCGTGGTGATCGATCACGGCGAAGGCATTTACACGCAGTACTATCATCTAAGCGTGCTAAACGTCAAAGTCGGACAAAGCGTCAAAAAAGGCGACATCATCGCGCTTAGCGGCGCTAGCGGGCGAGTGAGCGGGCCGCACCTGCACTTTGGCGTGATCGCCGGCGGCGTGCAGGTAAATCCGATAAATTTCATCAAAAAAATCAACGAAATTTTAAATTAA